In Anas acuta chromosome 25, bAnaAcu1.1, whole genome shotgun sequence, the genomic stretch gggctgctgccggcccctcccggtgccggtccccGCTCACCTTCATGCGCTGGGACGAGTAGCGCCCGAACAGGTTCCTGGTGGAGGCCTCGGTGCCCCGGAGGATCTCCACGATGCGCAGGCAGTGGAAGTAAtgcagggctgcggggggcgGCGCCGTCACCGGGCCGCCCCCGCACCGGGACCGGGCCCGGGACGAGCCGCTCCCCGCCGCACACGCGTGGCCTCACCGCTGCCCGCCAGCAGCTGCCGGATCTCCGGGTGCTCGGGCATGTCCCGCAGCGCCGCCTCCATCCTCTGCCGCACCAACCGGGCCTGCGCCTGCCACCGCCGCCCGCAGTGCCGCCGGTCCAGCAGCCAGTCTGCGGCACAGCGACGGGCTCGGCGGGCCGCACCGGGacacggggccgggggggagaTGACGGCCCCGGTACCGGgacggccccggccccaccccccagccccagccccagcccccggccccggccccggccccgccgtaCCGAGCAGTTTGCTGGTCTGGATGTCGATGGGCACGGCCCGGTAATCCTGCGGCGGGGCCTGCGGGCGGCACGGGGGGGGAGGGCGGAGGtggcaccgggaccgggaccgggaccgggaccgggaccgggaccgggaccctgccccctccccccgcccctccccgctccccaccTGCATcgctgctgccgccgctgccgccgcttCCGCTTCAGCTCCGTCCGCCCCGCCCCCCTAGCAGCCAATCCCCGCTCGGCTCCCGCCGCGCAGCCAATCGCGACGCGCCCTGCCCGGCGAGCTGCGCCCCTCCGCCAATCGGGTGGAGGCAGCTCGGGGGCGGGGGGAAACAGTGCCACGCGCCGCTGTTCTGATTGGCGGAGAGGAGGGAGCGCCTGACCAATAGGAGCGGGGCTCCGCCGAGAGGGGCACTCAGGACGGAGCGCAGTGCGCATGCGCAGTGCCGCGCGGGCGGCAAGGAACGGGCACGGGGCAGCACCGGGATGGCCCCGCCCCCAGCCCGtgtggccccgccccctcccggtCAGACCACGCCTCCATCGATccaggccccgcccctcccggccaggccccgcccctcgccccccgctccgtgcccccgccgctccttccccccccctcccggtgtcccccggtgccccccgcaGCGCGGCGCTACCGGGAGAcaccggggggctccgggggctcCCTCcgggccctgcccggccccagccccgtgcccccggCGGCAccgcgccccccccggccctccccgGGCCCGTCCGGTACCGGGGGGCCGAACCCGCCGGGAACCCCCCCGGGGAGCCCGGACCGGGGCCGTTGCTCggggcccggggccgccgcTCCCCGTCATGAATATTCAGCGCtgcgcggcccggccccgccgcctgcccGGCGGGAGGGGTTTGGGCGCGGGTTCACCTTGACTCGCGGCGGGGCAGCGGCAGGTGCGGGccctgcccggtgcccggtgcccggtacCCGGTGTGCCCGgtgtgcccggtgcccggtgtGCCCGGCCCACGGCGGGGCGGGAGGCGCAGGTACGGGCAGCGGCGAGGCTCTcaggggggcgcggggcgctgCCAGCCCGGCTGTGGGCACCTGCCACCGGCGGTGCCACCGGGCACGACGCGGCCCCAAGGCGGGGGGCCCCGAAGCACCGGGGGTTGGGGTCACGTCCCGGTGCCGGGTGACGCAGGGGCCTCGAAAGCCGGCGCCAAAAACACCACCGGGGGCACGGGGGCAGCGCTCGGTGGCTGGCAGAACCGGGTGGGGGCCGTGGGATGGGGGCTGGTGTGTGGGGGACAGAGCCCGGCACGGGGACCCCCAGCACGGGGAACCCCCGTggccgccccgctgcccccgcaGCACCGGGGCTGGGACACgaggccccggcccccgccagCTCCCGGCTGCTTCCCGGTTCCTGTTTgctcccggggccgccgccaGCCCTGCAGGGGGGCAGCCGGGGACACGGCAGACCCCGGTGCTGCCGGCCCCTTCCCGGCCGTAACCCCCCCGTCCACCCCAGGCGCCCCGCGGCCATGGCCGAGAGCCACAGCTGGTGGAAGCTGACCTTCCTGCGGAAGCGCAAGTCCATGCCCCAGGTGCTCTACGACAGCCCCGACGTCCACGCCGGCGACGGCCCCGAGGGTAACGGCGAGGGGGGGACGCCCGAGTACACCGCCCGCCTGGAGAAGATCGTGGACAAGAGCAGCAAGGGCAAGCACGTGAAGGTCTCCAACTCCGGGCGCTtcaaggagaagaagaaggtgcGGGCGACGCTGGCCGACAACCCCGGCCTCTGCACGGGCAGCGAGCGGGAGGAGAAATGAGGCCGGGAGGGGGCACGGTCCCGCTGGGTCGCggcccccctgccccctgcagccccccatcCTGCTGGGCTCGGGGCCGGTGACACGATGGAGTGGGGGGGCTCGCTGCGGGGCTGGccggaccccccccagcacctcggCAGGAGAAGTGACTCGGGTTGGACTTTATTGAAGCAGGAAGCCACGagcctgggggagctgcaggagccccggccccggcggtAACACCGGGCagagccccggggctgcccccaccCCGCGCTCCGGCCGACACCGGGCCCGCTGCTCCGATCTGGATCCAGCCCCAGGCCCGCCGGACGGAGCAAACCCTCAGGGAGCGGCTCctggggggacctgggggggcCGCGCTGTCCCCGCGCTGTCCCCGCCGTGTGCTGCCCACCCCAGGACCTGCTCTTTGCTCCCGGAAGGGGAGAGCCGCGCACAGCCGGTGGCCGGGCCGCCCTCGCAGCCCCTCCGcgtgtttgtttctttccttccctcccctgggAGCTGCGCCCTTGGTGAGCTGTCGCTGCTGTTCCGTGTCAATAAAGCCGGGCTGGGAACAAAGGCAGCGCGGTGCCCGGTGCGGCTGCCCCGGGGCACGGGGCCGGTGGCGGAGCTGTGCCACGAGGCACGGGCGGTTCcgggccccggggctgctccggggAGTCCCCGGCCCCGGGGAGGCACAACCGCACCCGACTGCGCACGGaacgggaccgggaccgggcagccccagcacgctGCGGGCCAGGGGCTGCACCGGGGGCTCACCCTCCCCCCGGAGCGGGGGCAGCCACACGCCTGCAACAAGGCCCCGGCCCTCGTAAAACCCGACCCGCGCCAAGCCAGACCCCTTCCCTGGCACAAGGCCCCTGCCGGGGCAGCCCAggcttcccagcagctcccgcCCCGGGGCTGTTTGCTCTCCAAACACACTCACAAGGTGCTCTTTGTGCTCTTTGTGCTCTTTGTGCTCTTTGTCCCGTGCTGGCAGCACCCAAGGGTTCCTGCCCCAAAGGgacaggagaagggggagggTGCGTGGCCGGCACCCAGCGGCTGGTGCCACCCATTACGGTGGTGCCGGGGCTTCCAGCGCCGTGGGGGCACGCAGGGCGAGAGGTCGCAGTCTGGGGTCACCCTCTGTGGTGGGCACCCAGCTGAGCCCCCAGTCCTGCACTGGGACACGCAGCCACCTGCTGgaggtgccaccagccccatgTCCCTTCCTCCCTACCCCAGACTGTCAGGCACCGTGGTGGcaccatccccatccccatcccaatgcatcccaccccaccccaccccatcccactcTGCGCCACCCGGCCGGGCTTGGCCCAGCTCCAGGGGGTTCCCGGCTCTGGCACGGGACCCGAGGTGACAGCAGCGCCTGAGCCCTGCGGGGACAcggagcagccctgggctgggcaCGGCCGGGGAGCTGCCgaggggcaggggaggtgctgcccccccccgagCAGCCGGCGGGCTCGCACAGCCCCACTGCACCGGGGGCTCCGCTCCCCCCCAGGGGACCCCCCGGCTGTGGGACCCCCGCAGCAGGCCCCAGGGACCCTCCTGCCAAGGCCGCGTGTCCCCACGTTGCCCCCCAGCAGGGCCCGATCCTGCCCTGGGCGCACACGGCTGGAGGGGGTGAAGGTTTTGGGCCCCGGTTTCGCTGGGACGCGGCCCAGgaggcggcgcggggccgggcggggcggcagcagcctctgccagggagcgcagcccagcccagcccggctcTGCTGGGTGAAGATTAACCCCCGGCCACGCACGGCTCCGCTCAGGCAGCATTTATTGCTCCCGAGCCGGGAGGAAGCAGCGCggagcaggcagggcacagGCGGGGGCCCAGCAGCACACGGCCGGCCACCACCCCCCGCGGGGACAAAGCCACAATTAAGTTAATTACTGCACGGACTGAGCGCACGGCGCGGCTCCAGCTGGAACACGAGGCTGGATTGGTCCCAGCAGCACAGGACGAGGGCAGGGGATTCACGGGGCTCTTTCCTGGTCCCCACGTCGTTACCATAATTAATAAGTCATCGCCATGATTAATtagccaccagcagccccaggagcaaTTGCTCCCCGCATGCAggtggggggaaatgggggggttGTGGGACGGAGCAGCCCCCGCCTGCGGCAGACacgagggggctgcagggcccgGGGACTCCCGGGCACCCCGAAGCCCAGCACGAGTCTCTCCGGCAGGGCAGAACGAAGCCACTGCACCCGGGGCACGGCGGGGACACGgaggggggacacgggggggacacggaggggACACGTGGGGGACACGTGGGGGACATGCAGCGGGCTTGGCACAAGTAACGGGGCAGCGTCAGGGGGCGAGGCGCTCGAACACCCACTCGCCCTCCCCGCGCCGCGTCATGGGCCCGGGGGGCTCGGCGCCGTCCCGCAGGCGGCGGAAGACGATGCGGTCGTGCAGGCGGCTGGTTTGGCCCTGCCAGAACTCCACCACGTCGGGCTGCAGGATGTAACCGCCCCTGGGGGGGGAGATGCGGGAGGTGAGGGggtcctgcagcactgcacGGCCCCGGGCTGCTCCCGGACACCCCCGGGCGGCTCACCAGTCCTCCGGCTTCGGCACCGGCACGTCCCGGTACTTCTCCTCCAGTTCCGCGTTCCTCTGCATCAGGTACTGCGGGGCAggaaggggccggggctggagcggggcaggggcaggggcaggggcagggtcCCGGCTGCCATCggagccccagccccgccgctcACCTCCCTGTCGGGGATGACggagctctgcctgctggcCACGGCCCCGATCTGGCTGCTCCTGGGCCGGGAGTGGAAGTACCGCTCCGACTCCTCCTCGGACAGCCGCCGCACCGAGCCCTCGATCCGCACCTGCACGGGGCAGCCTCAGGAGGCAGAAGGGGCCGGGACCCTCCTGGAGAGCCCCAACCCCGATGCAGGAGCCCCGAATCCCCCCCAGTTTGGGGCTGACACCGCGCTGGGGACACGGCCCCGTCCCCCCGCCACCCCCGGGACGCACCTGGCGGTTGAGGGGCTCCCAGTAGAAGACGAGCGAGGCGAAGGGGTTGGAGTCCTGCAGCGGGGCAGAGCCGTCAGCGGGCGGGCGGCCCCCGGGAGCACCCCAACACCGGGGGGGGCTcat encodes the following:
- the PRR15L gene encoding proline-rich protein 15-like protein gives rise to the protein MAESHSWWKLTFLRKRKSMPQVLYDSPDVHAGDGPEGNGEGGTPEYTARLEKIVDKSSKGKHVKVSNSGRFKEKKKVRATLADNPGLCTGSEREEK
- the PNPO gene encoding pyridoxine-5'-phosphate oxidase, with product MELGAMRMEYRGAQEAFEERHLASRDPVAQFGAWLAEALRCPAVGEANAMCLATCSRDGKPSARMVLLKGFGPDGFRFFTNRQSRKGRELDSNPFASLVFYWEPLNRQVRIEGSVRRLSEEESERYFHSRPRSSQIGAVASRQSSVIPDREYLMQRNAELEEKYRDVPVPKPEDWGGYILQPDVVEFWQGQTSRLHDRIVFRRLRDGAEPPGPMTRRGEGEWVFERLAP